The following coding sequences lie in one Arabidopsis thaliana chromosome 3, partial sequence genomic window:
- the SYP131 gene encoding syntaxin of plants 131 (syntaxin of plants 131 (SYP131); FUNCTIONS IN: SNAP receptor activity; INVOLVED IN: intracellular protein transport, cellular membrane fusion; LOCATED IN: plasma membrane; EXPRESSED IN: 10 plant structures; EXPRESSED DURING: L mature pollen stage, M germinated pollen stage, 4 anthesis, C globular stage, petal differentiation and expansion stage; CONTAINS InterPro DOMAIN/s: Target SNARE coiled-coil domain (InterPro:IPR000727), t-SNARE (InterPro:IPR010989), Syntaxin/epimorphin, conserved site (InterPro:IPR006012), Syntaxin, N-terminal (InterPro:IPR006011); BEST Arabidopsis thaliana protein match is: syntaxin of plants 132 (TAIR:AT5G08080.1); Has 2798 Blast hits to 2798 proteins in 353 species: Archae - 4; Bacteria - 78; Metazoa - 1293; Fungi - 501; Plants - 492; Viruses - 0; Other Eukaryotes - 430 (source: NCBI BLink).) → MNDLLKGSLEFSRDRSNRSDIESGHGPGNSGDLGLSGFFKKVQEIEKQYEKLDKHLNKLQGAHEETKAVTKAPAMKSIKQRMERDVDEVGRISRFIKGKIEELDRENLENRTKPGCGKGTGVDRTRTATTIAVKKKFKDKISEFQTLRQNIQQEYREVVERRVFTVTGQRADEETVDRLIETGDSEQIFQKAIREQGRGQIMDTLAEIQERHDAVRDLEKKLLDLQQVFLDMAVLVDAQGEMLDNIENMVSSAVDHVQSGNNQLTKAVKSQKSSRKWMCIAILILLIIIIITVISVLKPWTQKNGA, encoded by the exons ATGAACGACCTCTTAAAG GGTTCGTTAGAGTTCTCCAGGGATCGCTCTAATAGAAGCGATATTGAGTCAGGACATGGCCCTGGTAACTCTGGAGATCTCGGGCTCTCTGGTTTCTTCAAAAAG GTCCAGGAAATCGAAAAGCAATATGAGAAGCTTGACAAGCATCTCAACAAGCTTCAGGGGGCACATGAGGAGACTAAAGCCGTCACCAAGGCTCCTGCAATGAAAT CAATCAAGCAAAGGATGGAGAGAGATGTTGATGAAGTGGGAAGAATTTCTCGTTTCATCAAAGGAAAGATCGAGGAACTGGACCGAGAG AATCTGGAGAACCGGACTAAACCGGGTTGTGGGAAAGGAACAGGTGTAGACAGAACAAGAACAGCCACAACTAT TgcggtgaagaagaaatttaaGGACAAGATATCTGAATTCCAA ACTCTAAGACAAAACATTCAACAAGAATACAGAGAAGTTGTAGAGAGGCGTGTGTTTACAG TGACTGGCCAACGAGCTGATGAAGAG ACAGTTGATAGATTGATTGAAACTGGAGACAGTGAGCAAATTTTCCAGAAAGCAATCAGGGAGCAAGGACGAGGACAG ATAATGGACACACTGGCTGAGATTCAGGAACGCCATGACGCTGTCAGAGATTTAGAGAAGAAACTCCTTGACCTGCAACAG GTGTTTCTCGATATGGCCGTGCTGGTGGATGCACAGGGAGAGATGTTAGACAACATAGAGAATATG GTCTCAAGTGCTGTGGATCATGTTCAATCCGGAAACAATCAACTAACAAAGGCAGTAAAAAGCCAGAAAAGTTCAAGGAAATGGATGTGCATTGCCATCCTTATCCTTCTTATCATTATTATCATTACTGTCATCTCTGTTCTCAAACCATGGACACAGAAAAATGGTGCCTAA